In a single window of the Elaeis guineensis isolate ETL-2024a chromosome 4, EG11, whole genome shotgun sequence genome:
- the LOC105061533 gene encoding uncharacterized protein, which produces MAAITMEVSTIQQLDADGHNLKPAFPSDRPSIILFVDRSSESSKVRESKSSLEVLRKFAWYNQISYQRASGLDGSISKSSSGQASFGMWSRSLSDALGHRTRKDNLVSKMVKVKDYMAIMIVNEGEGISLKNTASDNQGDSVYDILTHLLHQKEHALTTKESKISILAKEVGFQLLSDDFEVQVVEPLSSNENDQSVDMIKSDATSPKDPTSELPKEYAEPYVSMNDADHSDAPNITALDEGKQPEAIDMETDIQQTQEAVTYEFETDKFSTKLDKEVKVDIGVFKSCDQKCCNQEEWGSFTSHAENSFHLEQKSPYAMEYKKKVEVERTDCRSNGTYSSEVAANLTNIYSLDVSGNDVAENKKPMIISNADKLHDQRQPFFSSFFFSDGGYQLLQALTGGSKIPSLIILDPVRQQHYVFSEETEISYNSLLNFVNKFLSQNLTPYQRPALSTHSSRETPRPPFVNLDFHEADSIPRVTANTFCELVVGFESCETGNVVSFSNTENFFSAWKLDVLVLFTASWCGFSQRMELVVREVYRALKSFMNMPKTQAKDVDPMQIKDKKEDFALHGLPSILVMDCMLNDCSSFLKPMGEVIIVNFVLKSIFLSIKFCS; this is translated from the exons ATGGCTGCAATTACAATGGAAGTCAGTACAATTCAGCAA CTTGATGCCGATGGACACAATCTTAAGCCTGCATTTCCATCAGACAGGCCTTCAATCATTCTTTTTGTTGATAGATCTTCAGAATCATCAAAAGTTAGAGAGAGCAAATCATCTCTTGAGGTTCTTAGAAAGTTTGCATGGTACAATCAGATTTCCTACCAGAGAGCTTCAGGACTGGATGGCAGTATTTCCAAGAGTTCCTCTGGACAAGCTTCTTTTGGAATGTGGAGCAGAAGTTTGTCAGATGCCTTGGGCCATCGCACTCGTAAAGATAATCTGGTATCTAAGATGGTAAAAGTCAAGGATTACATGGCTATTATGATAGTAAATGAAGGTGAAGGGATTTCATTGAAAAACACTGCTTCTGACAATCAAGGTGATTCTGTTTATGATATTTTAACACATCTACTTCACCAGAAGGAACATGCATTGACGACTAAAGAAAGCAAAATAAGTATATTAGCAAAGGAAGTTGGCTTTCAGCTTTTGTCTGACGATTTTGAAGTGCAAGTAGTAGAACCATTGTCATCAAATGAAAACGATCAATCTGTAGACATGATTAAGAGCGATGCGACAAGTCCAAAGGATCCAACTTCAGAGTTACCGAAAGAATATGCTGAGCCATATGTCAGCATGAATGATGCTGATCATTCGGATGCTCCTAATATTACTGCACTGGATGAAGGGAAGCAACCTGAAGCTATAGATATGGAAACTGATATTCAGCAAACTCAGGAAGCAGTCACTTATGAATTTGAAACTGACAAATTTTCCACTAAGTTAGACAAAGAGGTTAAAGTTGATATAGGTGTTTTCAAAAGTTGTGACCAGAAATGTTGTAACCAAGAGGAATGGGGATCGTTCACAAGTCATGCTGAAAATTCTTTCCATTTGGAACAGAAGTCACCATATGCTatggaatacaaaaaaaaagtggAAGTTGAGCGTACTGATTGTCGCTCAAACGGAACATATTCGAGTGAAGTTGCAGCGAATTTGACAAATATTTATAGCCTGGATGTTTCAGGGAATGATGTAGCTGAAAATAAGAAACCCATGATCATAAGCAATGCAGATAAGCTGCATGATCAGCGCCAACCTTTTTTCAGCTCGTTTTtcttttctgatggtggttatcAGCTACTACAAGCCTTGACAGGAGGGTCTAAAATTCCATCTTTGATAATACTTGATCCAGTTCGGCAGCAGCATTATGTATTTTCTGAGGAAACAGAGATTAGCTATAACTCTCTACTTAATTTTGTGAACAAATTTCTCAGTCAAAATCTTACTCCATATCAGCGTCCGGCATTGTCTACACACAGTTCAAGGGAGACTCCAAGGCCACCATTTGTGAACCTGGATTTCCATGAGGCTGATTCTATACCCCGAGTGACAGCCAACACATTCTGTGAACTGGTTGTAGGTTTTGAGTCCTGTGAAACAGGAAATGTAGTCTCATTCTCCAACACCGAAAATTTCTTTTCTGCTTGGAAATTGGATGTTTTGGTGCTATTCACTGCTTCCTGGTGCGGATTCTCCCAGCGTATGGAACTGGTCGTGCGTGAAGTATATCGAGCTCTTAAAAGCTTTATGAATATGCCAAAGACTCAAGCTAAAGATGTGGATCCCATGCAAATCAAAG ATAAGAAAGAGGATTTTGCTTTGCATGGGCTGCCATCTATACTTGTGATGGACTGCATGCTAAATGACTGCAGCTCATTCTTAAAACCAATGGGTGAGGTAATTATTGTAAATTTTGttcttaaatcaatatttttgtcgaTAAAATTTTGCTCTTAA